A DNA window from Laribacter hongkongensis DSM 14985 contains the following coding sequences:
- a CDS encoding acyl-CoA synthetase has translation MAAAHLNPYEIGLDKNPANYVPLTPVTFLERAAQVYPNKPAVIHGQRVYTWSQVFERSRRLASALAKHGVRKGSTVAILCPNIPEMVEAHFGIPMQGAVLNTMNYRLDAATIAFQIDHGEAEVLLVDSEFASLAREALHKSGRRPLIVDIVDSEYDTGDRVGRITYEELLAEGDPGYEWPQVEDEWDAITLNYTSGTTGNPKGVVYHHRGAYLNALGNIVATNMTPDTVTLWSLPMFHCNGWCFNWSLAAVGGTSVCLRRVEAGLMFELIEKYKVNYMCGAAVVLSMFINAADEVRRPFPLPVRFIAAAAPVPVPIIRAAEAIGFCITHVYGLTETYGPATACIWKDEYNALSDDDQGDIRKRQGVRYHVQEAVSVLKSDTMEPVPADGQTLGEVMFRGNVVMKGYLKNPSATEQAFADGWFHTGDIGVLHPDGYIELKDRAKDIIISGGENIPTIEVEAVLYQHPSVLECAVVAKKDEKWGEIPCAYITLKFGAEEPSTMELMQFCRERLAHYKVPRLYVFGPLPKTSTGKIQKFVLRDQANQGQFVLN, from the coding sequence ATGGCAGCTGCACACCTCAATCCGTATGAAATCGGTCTTGACAAGAATCCGGCCAACTATGTTCCGCTGACGCCGGTCACGTTCCTTGAACGTGCCGCCCAGGTCTATCCGAACAAGCCCGCCGTCATCCACGGCCAGCGCGTCTACACCTGGAGCCAGGTTTTCGAGCGGAGCCGCCGTCTGGCATCCGCACTGGCCAAGCATGGCGTCCGCAAGGGCAGTACCGTCGCCATCCTGTGCCCGAACATTCCGGAAATGGTCGAAGCCCACTTCGGCATCCCGATGCAGGGTGCTGTTCTCAACACCATGAACTACCGTCTGGATGCCGCCACGATCGCTTTCCAGATCGACCACGGTGAAGCCGAAGTCCTGCTGGTCGACAGCGAATTTGCCAGCCTGGCCCGCGAAGCCCTGCACAAGAGCGGCCGCCGCCCGCTGATCGTCGACATCGTCGACAGCGAATACGACACCGGCGACCGCGTGGGCCGCATCACGTACGAAGAGCTGCTGGCCGAAGGCGATCCCGGTTACGAATGGCCGCAGGTGGAAGACGAGTGGGATGCCATCACCCTCAACTACACCTCCGGTACCACCGGCAACCCGAAGGGGGTGGTGTACCACCACCGCGGCGCTTACCTGAACGCGCTGGGCAACATCGTCGCCACCAACATGACGCCGGATACCGTCACGCTGTGGTCGCTGCCGATGTTCCACTGCAACGGCTGGTGTTTCAACTGGTCGCTGGCTGCGGTAGGCGGTACCTCGGTGTGCCTGCGCCGCGTCGAAGCCGGCCTGATGTTCGAGCTGATCGAAAAGTACAAGGTCAACTACATGTGCGGTGCCGCCGTGGTGCTGAGCATGTTCATCAATGCCGCCGACGAGGTCCGTCGTCCGTTCCCGCTGCCAGTGCGCTTCATTGCCGCAGCGGCTCCGGTGCCGGTACCGATCATCCGTGCCGCCGAAGCCATCGGCTTTTGCATCACCCACGTATACGGGCTGACAGAAACCTACGGCCCGGCCACGGCCTGCATCTGGAAAGACGAATACAACGCCTTGTCCGATGACGACCAGGGCGACATCCGCAAGCGCCAGGGCGTGCGCTACCACGTGCAGGAAGCTGTGAGCGTGCTCAAGTCCGACACCATGGAGCCGGTGCCGGCCGACGGCCAGACACTGGGCGAAGTGATGTTCCGCGGCAACGTGGTGATGAAGGGTTACCTCAAGAACCCGTCTGCCACCGAGCAGGCGTTTGCCGACGGCTGGTTCCACACCGGCGACATCGGCGTCCTGCATCCGGACGGCTATATCGAACTCAAGGACCGCGCCAAGGACATCATCATCTCGGGCGGCGAAAACATCCCCACCATCGAAGTGGAAGCCGTGCTGTACCAGCACCCGTCGGTGCTCGAGTGTGCCGTGGTCGCCAAGAAAGACGAAAAGTGGGGCGAGATTCCGTGTGCCTACATCACGCTCAAGTTCGGAGCAGAAGAGCCGAGCACCATGGAGCTGATGCAGTTCTGCCGTGAACGTCTGGCCCACTACAAGGTGCCGCGCCTCTACGTCTTCGGCCCGCTGCCCAAGACTTCGACCGGCAAGATCCAGAAGTTCGTGCTGCGCGACCAGGCCAACCAGGGCCAGTTCGTGCTCAACTAA
- the pepP gene encoding Xaa-Pro aminopeptidase: MIDNRIYASRRQRLMGELGDGIAILPTAPELVRNGDAHYAYRFDSSFYYLTGFAEPEAVLVLDATAGKSVLFCRDKDIEREIWNGYRFGPEGAKETFGFDEAYSISEFDERLPDLLADRHTLHMGFGRDAAFDARVNVALNALRARFRTGVTAPTVLRDVQAVVHNMRLFKDDSEIALMREAGRISAEAHVAAMRAARPGCFEYQLEAEILRTFCTNGARTPSYESIVAGGGNACVLHYVSNQDVLKDGDLVLIDAGCEYQGYAGDITRTFPVNGRFSAAQRDVYDVVLAAELAAIAAVRPGARWNDPADAALRVLVQGLIDLGLLSGSLDGNIESEAYKQFYMHRIGHWLGLDVHDCGDYKVDGQWREYRPGMVTTVEPGLYLRPADNVPEAFWNIGIRIEDDVLCTAEGHEILTAGVPKSVADIEALMAEGR; encoded by the coding sequence ATGATTGATAACCGTATCTATGCCAGCCGTCGCCAGCGCCTGATGGGCGAACTGGGCGACGGCATTGCCATCCTGCCGACAGCTCCCGAACTGGTCCGTAATGGCGACGCCCATTACGCTTACCGTTTTGACAGCAGCTTTTACTATCTCACCGGTTTTGCCGAGCCTGAAGCCGTGCTGGTGCTGGATGCCACCGCCGGCAAGTCGGTCCTGTTCTGCCGCGACAAGGACATCGAACGCGAAATCTGGAACGGCTACCGCTTTGGTCCGGAAGGCGCGAAAGAAACCTTCGGATTCGACGAAGCCTATTCCATCAGCGAATTTGACGAGCGCCTGCCCGACCTGCTGGCAGACCGGCATACCCTGCACATGGGGTTCGGCCGCGATGCCGCCTTTGATGCGCGGGTCAACGTGGCGCTCAATGCCTTGCGCGCACGCTTCCGCACCGGCGTGACGGCACCGACCGTGCTGCGTGACGTGCAGGCCGTCGTGCACAACATGCGCCTCTTCAAGGACGACAGCGAAATCGCCCTGATGCGCGAGGCCGGCCGGATTTCGGCTGAAGCACACGTGGCGGCCATGCGTGCCGCGCGTCCGGGCTGCTTCGAGTACCAGCTGGAAGCAGAAATCCTGCGTACCTTCTGCACCAACGGCGCCCGCACGCCGTCCTACGAAAGCATCGTGGCCGGAGGCGGCAATGCCTGCGTGCTGCACTATGTCAGTAACCAGGACGTGCTGAAAGACGGTGACCTGGTCCTGATCGACGCCGGCTGCGAATACCAGGGCTACGCCGGAGACATCACCCGGACATTCCCGGTCAACGGTCGTTTCAGCGCTGCCCAGCGTGACGTGTACGACGTGGTGCTGGCCGCCGAACTGGCCGCCATTGCCGCCGTCAGGCCCGGTGCCCGCTGGAACGATCCGGCCGACGCTGCCCTGCGGGTGCTGGTACAGGGCCTGATCGACCTCGGGCTGCTGTCCGGTTCGCTGGACGGCAACATCGAAAGCGAAGCCTACAAGCAGTTCTACATGCACCGCATCGGCCACTGGCTGGGCCTCGACGTGCATGACTGCGGTGACTACAAGGTAGACGGCCAGTGGCGCGAATACCGCCCGGGCATGGTGACCACCGTCGAGCCGGGCCTGTACCTGCGTCCGGCCGACAATGTGCCCGAAGCCTTCTGGAACATCGGCATCCGCATCGAGGACGACGTGCTGTGCACGGCAGAAGGGCATGAAATCCTGACCGCCGGCGTGCCCAAGTCGGTCGCCGACATCGAGGCCCTGATGGCGGAAGGTCGCTGA
- a CDS encoding FAD-dependent monooxygenase, whose product MLPAHADVVIVGGGPVGALIALSARSAGRSVLVVEARPREADVHDPRVLALSHASRELLAAQGMWPDSLPATPIDTVHVSQQATFGRTVLNRRDLGLPHMGCTVAYADLYASARAALLAAGVNVAFGARAVSLRTTRCYATLGVSLAGKEQAVTARLVVLADGGSLVSELPDIRYREHDYQQCAVLARLHPELPHHQVAWERFSANGPMAVLPVGDDLMAVWTQSHAGAARLIELDDEAFVAEFAEAFGDRLGRLTACGPRLAVPLKLRMASRIAGRRVALAGNAAQTMHPIAAQGLNLGLRDAAALAALLARPGDPGEAARLDAYVEMRRIDALAVTGFTHSLAYLFDQHDPVRRAVRGAVMTVLDTLPMARRRFAESMVFGVASR is encoded by the coding sequence ATGCTGCCCGCGCACGCCGATGTGGTGATCGTGGGTGGCGGGCCGGTCGGCGCGCTGATTGCGCTGTCGGCCCGGTCCGCCGGCCGCAGCGTGCTGGTGGTCGAGGCGCGTCCCCGGGAGGCGGACGTGCACGACCCGCGCGTGCTGGCGCTGTCGCATGCCAGCCGCGAGCTGCTGGCCGCGCAGGGCATGTGGCCGGACAGCCTGCCGGCCACGCCGATCGACACGGTGCATGTCAGCCAGCAGGCCACGTTCGGCCGCACCGTGCTCAACCGGCGTGACCTGGGCCTGCCGCACATGGGCTGTACCGTGGCCTATGCCGACCTTTATGCCAGTGCCCGGGCCGCCCTGCTGGCAGCGGGAGTCAACGTGGCCTTCGGTGCCCGTGCCGTGTCGCTGCGGACCACCCGCTGCTACGCCACGCTCGGCGTCAGCCTGGCCGGCAAGGAGCAGGCCGTGACCGCCCGGCTGGTCGTACTGGCCGACGGCGGCAGCCTCGTCAGCGAGTTGCCGGACATCCGCTATCGCGAGCACGATTACCAGCAGTGCGCGGTGCTGGCACGCCTGCATCCCGAACTGCCGCATCACCAGGTGGCGTGGGAGCGTTTTTCTGCCAATGGCCCGATGGCGGTGTTGCCGGTCGGGGACGACCTGATGGCCGTGTGGACGCAGTCGCATGCAGGAGCCGCCCGGCTGATCGAGCTGGACGACGAGGCTTTCGTGGCTGAATTTGCCGAAGCCTTCGGCGACCGCCTGGGACGGTTGACCGCCTGCGGACCGCGTCTGGCCGTGCCGCTCAAGCTCCGAATGGCCAGCCGCATTGCCGGCCGGCGGGTGGCCCTGGCCGGTAATGCGGCGCAGACCATGCATCCGATTGCAGCCCAGGGGCTGAACCTGGGCCTGCGCGATGCGGCTGCACTGGCCGCGTTGCTGGCACGTCCCGGAGATCCCGGAGAGGCTGCACGACTGGATGCCTATGTCGAAATGCGCCGGATCGATGCGCTGGCGGTGACCGGCTTCACCCACAGCCTTGCATACCTGTTCGACCAGCACGATCCTGTCCGGCGCGCAGTGCGCGGTGCCGTGATGACCGTGCTGGACACCCTGCCGATGGCGCGCCGGCGCTTTGCCGAATCCATGGTGTTCGGCGTCGCCAGCCGTTAG